Proteins from one Lachnospiraceae bacterium KGMB03038 genomic window:
- a CDS encoding HIT family protein — protein sequence MAKEIINYIFKRKREKKMKDENCIFCKLANGEIPTATLYEDDDFRVILDAGPASKGHALILPKEHFKDLYELDDEVASKALVLAKKMITKLTDVLGCDGYNIVQNNGETAGQTVFHFHIHLIPRYKDDEVGLGWKMGELTEEDKEEILSKME from the coding sequence TTGGCGAAGGAAATAATCAATTATATTTTTAAGAGAAAGAGGGAGAAGAAGATGAAAGACGAGAATTGTATTTTTTGTAAACTGGCAAACGGTGAGATACCAACGGCAACCTTGTATGAGGACGATGACTTCCGGGTTATCCTGGATGCGGGTCCGGCTTCAAAGGGACATGCGCTGATCCTGCCGAAAGAACATTTCAAGGATTTGTATGAACTGGACGATGAGGTGGCTTCGAAAGCGCTGGTCCTGGCAAAAAAGATGATCACTAAACTTACAGACGTTCTGGGCTGCGATGGCTACAACATCGTGCAGAATAACGGAGAGACCGCTGGACAGACGGTGTTCCATTTCCATATCCATCTGATCCCCAGATATAAGGATGATGAAGTTGGTTTGGGATGGAAGATGGGAGAGCTTACGGAAGAGGATAAGGAAGAGATCTTATCCAAAATGGAATAA
- a CDS encoding sigma-70 family RNA polymerase sigma factor yields the protein MRQVGVKAIGRTAFDAVYEKNVQIVYKTALYYSKNRHTAEEITQAVFMKLYVNMENINMEAVDSWLLVTAKHMALNHGRKAKRETIKEDALEIYEYRNTSESPEDHFMNRLREREHRELAETIFADLYQVNERWYDAVLLAYFLEKPQKEVAETMGIPLESLHSMLYRAKKWIRKNYEEQFHHLNKA from the coding sequence ATGAGACAAGTGGGAGTAAAAGCGATTGGAAGAACCGCTTTTGATGCAGTTTATGAAAAGAACGTGCAGATCGTGTACAAAACAGCATTGTATTACTCCAAGAACCGTCATACCGCAGAAGAGATCACGCAGGCAGTTTTTATGAAGCTGTATGTTAACATGGAGAACATCAATATGGAGGCGGTTGACTCCTGGCTGTTAGTTACGGCGAAACATATGGCGCTGAATCATGGGAGGAAAGCCAAGCGCGAAACCATAAAGGAGGATGCGCTTGAAATCTATGAATACCGGAATACTTCTGAAAGTCCGGAAGATCATTTCATGAACAGGCTGCGTGAAAGAGAACACCGGGAGCTGGCGGAAACGATTTTCGCTGATCTGTATCAGGTCAATGAACGCTGGTATGATGCGGTCCTGCTCGCGTATTTTCTGGAAAAGCCGCAGAAAGAAGTGGCGGAGACTATGGGGATACCGCTGGAGAGTCTGCACAGTATGCTGTATCGGGCAAAGAAATGGATAAGAAAAAATTACGAAGAACAGTTTCACCACTTGAATAAAGCATAA
- a CDS encoding undecaprenyldiphospho-muramoylpentapeptide beta-N-acetylglucosaminyltransferase, whose protein sequence is MKRIVLTGGGTAGHVTPNIALLPRLKELQYDIHYIGSYQGIEKELIEQFGIPYHGISTGKLRRYLSVRNLTDPFRVLKGMGEAKRLIKILDPDVIFSKGGFVSVPVVLAGKKRHVPTIIHESDMTPGLANKLSLSAATKVCCNFPETLEHLPAGKAVLTGSPIRQELLSGDKYKALEFLGFTSEKPVILIIGGSLGAVAVNEAIRAILPELLKSYQVIHLCGKGKIDPTLTHLEGYAQYEYIKEELKDLFALTDIVVSRAGANAICELLALHKPNLLIPLPANASRGDQILNARSFERQGFSIVLEESELTNETLLGAINRLYENREVYTETMKKSSQQNSIDTIIDLIESVAK, encoded by the coding sequence ATGAAGAGAATCGTCTTAACCGGAGGCGGAACCGCAGGGCATGTTACGCCAAATATTGCTCTTCTTCCACGCCTGAAAGAGCTGCAGTATGATATCCATTATATCGGTTCCTATCAAGGGATCGAAAAGGAATTGATCGAACAGTTTGGAATTCCCTACCATGGAATCTCCACGGGGAAACTCCGCCGCTATCTCAGCGTGCGGAACCTTACCGATCCGTTCCGCGTCCTTAAAGGGATGGGCGAAGCCAAGCGGTTAATAAAAATATTGGATCCTGACGTAATCTTCTCCAAAGGAGGATTCGTCTCTGTTCCTGTCGTGCTGGCCGGCAAAAAGCGGCACGTACCCACGATCATCCATGAATCCGACATGACTCCGGGTCTGGCAAATAAACTCTCTTTATCGGCCGCTACCAAGGTATGCTGCAACTTCCCTGAGACGCTGGAACATCTCCCCGCGGGCAAGGCGGTCCTTACCGGCTCCCCCATCCGCCAGGAACTGCTCAGCGGTGATAAATACAAAGCCCTGGAATTCTTAGGTTTTACATCCGAGAAACCTGTCATTTTGATCATCGGAGGAAGCCTGGGGGCCGTAGCCGTCAATGAAGCGATCCGGGCGATCCTTCCGGAGCTTTTAAAATCCTATCAGGTCATCCATCTGTGCGGAAAGGGTAAGATCGATCCCACGCTGACACACTTAGAGGGCTACGCCCAATACGAATATATCAAGGAAGAGCTAAAAGATCTTTTTGCCCTTACAGATATTGTTGTCTCACGGGCAGGCGCAAACGCGATCTGTGAACTTTTAGCTTTACATAAGCCAAATCTTCTGATCCCGCTTCCGGCAAACGCAAGCCGGGGCGACCAGATTCTCAATGCCCGTTCCTTTGAACGCCAGGGATTCAGCATTGTATTGGAAGAATCGGAACTGACCAACGAGACGCTTCTGGGCGCCATCAACCGGCTGTATGAAAACCGGGAGGTTTACACCGAAACTATGAAAAAGTCGTCTCAGCAGAATTCTATCGATACTATCATCGATCTCATTGAATCTGTTGCCAAATAG
- a CDS encoding DUF4367 domain-containing protein — translation MKETPNELEQIIKEEVQKEADDIKAAVQESEQEDLSEEKKDEIRQNLQKQIEEYQKEKIYEQLSQEDREALELGKQIQREQKTGGGRRKSRGKRLSRMGLNLAAVLALVLILGITSVGGPERIVEMVRTMVGDREVVKVNSNEDNLKIAEEKEEEAYQEIKDAFGVDPVKIIIRPNEMKFSRLEMDEIIQTAELFYQYKGENIVYFVNASYADASWGMDAEDEVTDTYYKERKGQRIEIKEYQIADTGGKRYSASFTYNGVEYFLIGAMSKNEFETIIDNLHFNL, via the coding sequence ATGAAAGAAACACCCAATGAACTGGAACAGATCATTAAAGAGGAAGTGCAGAAAGAAGCGGATGACATTAAAGCGGCCGTCCAGGAATCTGAACAGGAAGACTTGTCAGAGGAAAAGAAGGATGAAATCCGTCAGAATCTGCAGAAACAGATAGAAGAATATCAGAAAGAAAAGATCTACGAACAGCTCTCCCAGGAGGACCGGGAGGCGCTGGAACTGGGGAAACAGATCCAAAGAGAACAAAAGACAGGCGGAGGCCGTAGGAAATCCAGGGGCAAAAGGCTGAGCAGAATGGGGTTGAATCTGGCGGCTGTCCTGGCTTTGGTCTTGATCCTTGGGATCACCAGTGTGGGCGGACCGGAGAGAATTGTGGAGATGGTTCGGACCATGGTCGGAGACCGAGAGGTAGTAAAGGTAAATTCAAACGAGGATAATTTAAAAATAGCTGAAGAGAAGGAGGAAGAAGCGTATCAGGAGATTAAGGATGCGTTTGGCGTAGATCCGGTAAAGATTATTATTCGTCCAAATGAAATGAAATTTTCTAGACTAGAGATGGATGAGATAATTCAGACAGCAGAACTGTTTTATCAATATAAAGGAGAAAACATAGTATATTTTGTAAATGCCTCTTATGCAGATGCTTCTTGGGGGATGGATGCAGAAGATGAAGTGACAGACACTTATTATAAAGAGCGCAAGGGACAGCGTATTGAAATTAAAGAATATCAAATAGCAGATACGGGAGGAAAGAGATACTCTGCTAGTTTTACGTATAATGGAGTAGAATATTTTTTAATTGGAGCCATGTCTAAAAACGAATTTGAAACAATTATCGATAATTTGCATTTTAATTTGTAA
- a CDS encoding TIGR03905 family TSCPD domain-containing protein codes for MDYRPHGVCSQLIRVDVEDNIIKNVEFVGGCSGNTQGVSRLVQGMDVHEAISRLEGITCGNKPTSCPDQLAWALKQAISQV; via the coding sequence ATGGATTATAGACCCCACGGCGTCTGTTCCCAGCTTATCCGGGTAGACGTAGAAGATAATATCATTAAAAATGTAGAATTTGTAGGCGGATGCAGCGGCAATACCCAGGGCGTGTCCCGCCTGGTCCAGGGTATGGATGTACACGAGGCGATTTCCCGCCTGGAGGGGATCACCTGCGGGAACAAGCCCACTTCCTGTCCCGACCAGCTTGCCTGGGCGCTGAAACAAGCCATTAGCCAGGTATAA
- a CDS encoding 5'-methylthioadenosine/adenosylhomocysteine nucleosidase, with protein sequence MIGIIGAMEEEVQALKEAMTVEEIREKASMTFCRGNLCGQDVVIVRSGIGKVNAGICAQILIDDFRVDALINTGIAGSLDARIDIGDMVISTDALHHDMDATIFGDPAGQIPRMDVLAFPADAELVEKARQANERANPEIHTFLGRVVSGDQFISSQEAKDRIHSQFQPLCTEMEGAGIAQAAYLNKVSYVIIRAISDKADNSAQMDYPEFERRAITHSVRLVKELLSSM encoded by the coding sequence ATGATAGGTATTATTGGAGCAATGGAAGAGGAAGTACAGGCGTTAAAGGAAGCCATGACGGTGGAAGAGATACGGGAAAAGGCATCCATGACCTTCTGCAGGGGAAATCTGTGCGGCCAGGATGTGGTAATCGTTAGAAGCGGAATCGGGAAGGTAAACGCAGGTATCTGCGCGCAGATCTTGATCGATGATTTTCGGGTAGATGCGCTGATCAATACAGGGATCGCTGGATCGCTGGATGCGCGGATCGATATTGGAGATATGGTGATTTCTACCGATGCCCTACACCATGATATGGACGCCACTATTTTTGGAGATCCGGCAGGACAGATTCCCCGGATGGACGTATTGGCGTTTCCGGCGGACGCGGAGCTTGTGGAGAAGGCGCGCCAGGCGAATGAGAGGGCAAATCCGGAGATCCATACATTTCTGGGAAGAGTGGTGAGCGGAGATCAGTTTATCTCATCCCAGGAAGCAAAAGACCGGATACACAGCCAGTTCCAGCCGCTCTGCACAGAGATGGAGGGAGCCGGAATTGCCCAGGCGGCATACCTGAACAAAGTTTCGTATGTCATAATTCGGGCTATTTCTGACAAAGCTGACAACAGCGCCCAGATGGATTATCCGGAGTTTGAGCGCCGGGCGATCACCCACAGCGTGCGGCTGGTCAAGGAACTGCTGAGCAGTATGTAG
- a CDS encoding glucose-6-phosphate isomerase, with product MGNRVTFDYSKAEKFIGSHEVEAMERIAQQAKEVLVERSGAGNDFLGWIDLPVDYDKEEFARIKAAAEKIKSDSEVLIVIGIGGSYLGARAAIEFLRHSFYNSVSKEVRKTPEIYYAGNSISSTYLKDLIQVVGDRDFSVNIISKSGTTTEPAIAFRVFKELLEKKYGKEAAAKRIYATTDKEKGALKNLADEEGYETFVVPDDVGGRFSVLTAVGLLPIAVSGADIDRLMEGAASGRKQALENGFADNPALQYAAVRNILHRKGKSVEILANYEPSLHYVSEWWKQLYGESEGKDQKGIFPASVDLTTDLHSMGQFIQDGSRIMFETVMCVEESKEEVVLQEEPVDLDGLNYLAGKTVDFVNKSAMNGTILAHTDGNVPNLRVNIPAQDEFSLGELFYFFEFACGVSGYISGVNPFNQPGVESYKKNMFALLGKPGYEKEREELLKRL from the coding sequence ATGGGAAACAGAGTGACATTCGATTATTCGAAGGCAGAGAAGTTCATTGGAAGCCATGAAGTTGAGGCTATGGAGCGGATCGCCCAGCAGGCGAAGGAAGTACTGGTGGAAAGAAGCGGGGCGGGAAATGATTTCCTGGGCTGGATCGATCTTCCGGTAGACTACGATAAAGAGGAATTCGCCCGGATCAAGGCGGCGGCGGAGAAGATCAAATCTGATTCAGAGGTGCTGATCGTGATCGGAATCGGCGGATCTTATCTGGGGGCAAGAGCCGCGATCGAATTTCTGCGTCACAGTTTTTACAATTCTGTTTCAAAGGAAGTCCGCAAAACCCCGGAGATCTATTACGCTGGGAACAGCATCAGCAGTACCTATCTGAAGGATCTGATCCAAGTAGTAGGAGACAGGGACTTTTCAGTAAATATTATTTCTAAATCAGGGACAACCACAGAACCAGCGATTGCTTTCCGCGTGTTTAAAGAACTTCTGGAGAAGAAGTACGGCAAAGAAGCGGCGGCAAAGAGGATTTACGCCACAACGGATAAAGAGAAAGGCGCCCTTAAGAATCTGGCGGATGAGGAAGGCTATGAGACCTTTGTAGTGCCGGATGATGTAGGCGGAAGATTTTCCGTGCTGACGGCAGTAGGTTTGCTGCCGATCGCGGTGAGCGGCGCGGATATCGACCGGTTGATGGAAGGCGCGGCCAGCGGAAGGAAGCAGGCGTTGGAGAATGGATTTGCCGACAACCCGGCGCTCCAGTACGCGGCTGTCAGAAATATCCTTCACAGAAAAGGGAAATCTGTAGAGATCCTGGCTAATTATGAGCCAAGCCTCCATTATGTATCTGAATGGTGGAAGCAGCTCTATGGAGAAAGCGAAGGAAAAGATCAGAAGGGAATCTTCCCGGCATCGGTGGATCTTACGACAGATCTTCACTCCATGGGACAGTTCATCCAGGACGGAAGCCGGATCATGTTTGAGACGGTGATGTGTGTGGAAGAGTCGAAAGAAGAAGTGGTGCTCCAGGAAGAACCGGTGGACCTGGACGGATTGAATTACCTTGCGGGGAAAACGGTGGACTTTGTAAATAAAAGCGCTATGAACGGGACGATCCTGGCCCATACGGATGGAAACGTGCCGAATCTGCGGGTAAATATCCCGGCCCAGGATGAATTCTCTCTGGGAGAGCTTTTCTACTTCTTTGAGTTTGCCTGCGGAGTCAGCGGCTATATTTCCGGGGTCAATCCATTTAACCAGCCGGGAGTTGAGAGCTATAAGAAGAACATGTTTGCTCTGCTTGGCAAACCGGGATATGAAAAAGAAAGAGAAGAATTGTTAAAAAGATTGTAA